CTACGCCGCGAAGGTGACCGCCGAGGCGCTCGCGGCCCTCGGCGTCGACCTCGCCGACGTCATGGACCCGTGGAAGCCGGCCGTGGAGGCGGGGGAGGAGCCGACGTCGTGGGCAGTGCGCCGACGCCTGCTGGAGGCCGGAGCGCACGGGCTCATCGACCCGTCTCGCACGGCCCCCGGGCTGTGGCACCTCACCCTGTTCCGGTGGAACGAGGACGGCGCACCCCGGGTGACCCGTAGGCCCGCCCCCTCAGCCCCGGTCGCTCGCGAGCGTCGCGTAGACGAGGGTGTCCGTCCACTCGCCCTTGCTCCACCAGTCCTGCCGGTGGTGAGCCTCCCGGCGCAGACCGACGGCCTCGGCCAGCTGGGCGGACGCGGTGTTGCGGGCGTCCATCTGCGCCACCACCCGGTGGAGGTCGTATGTCTCGAACGCCAGGGTCAGCAGCGCGGCCGCGGCCTCCCGTGCGAACCCCTGCCCGGCGTGCTCGGGGTGCAGGGCCCAGCCGATCTGCGCGACGCCGCGCTCGCGGTCCGTCAGCCAGAGGATCACGTCCCCCACCGGCACGCCGCGGTGCTCGACCACCAGGGACACCGCCCCGGATGGGCCGGCGAGGCCGTCCCACGCGATGCGCTTCGCCAGCTTCTGCCGGGCGGTCGCCTCGTCCCACGGCTCGTCCAGCAGGTGGCGCACCACCTCCGGCCGGGCGTACATGTCCCGGAGCCAGCCGAGGTCATCCTCCCGATGCGGGCGCAACGTGAGGCGCTCAGTTCGCAGCGGCCAGTCGGGGGCCGGGCCGACCGCCGCCGCGCCCTCCCCGTGCTCCACCTGGGGCGGGACGTCGACCTCGGCGGGGACCGGCGTCGTCGTGCCGGTCTCCCAGTCCTGCCGCAGGACCGCGTACGCCACGGACGCGAGCGGCTCGCCGCCCTCCACGGGCCACCCCCGCCGGTAGTGCGCCTCCTTGACCCAGCCGGCCCGGCGGAAGGTGCGCAGCATGGGGACGTTGTCCTCGCGGGTCTGCCCCTCGAAGCGGTCCACCGCTGGCATCGTCTCGAACACGAGTCGGGTGAGCGCAGTGAGGATCGGCGCGCCGAGCCCGCGCCCGCGGAAGCGCTCGGTCACGCGCAGGTCGAACAGGGGGGTGGGGTCCGTCAGCTCATCCAGGCGCACCACCCCGACGCGCCCGTGCTCGGGATGCTCGATCCAGAGGGTGCGGTGGTCCTCGTCCTCCCAGGCGCCGCCGTCGACGGCCTCCTCCGCCTCCGACCGGGTAATGCGCGGGCGCATGTGGAACGGCCAGACGTTCTCGGTGAGCAGGGCGACGAGCGCGTCCCGGTCGGCGCCCGCCGGGTCGAGCGGGGTGAAGGTGACGTCCATGGGGCCGAGCGTAGGGGAGGAGACGTCACCGCCGCCCGCTACCGTGACCCCATGGCCACGCCCCTCCTCGACCTCGCCGCGCGCCGCGGCGTCGCCTTCCCGCTGCGCACCGAGCGGCTCACCCTGACGCCGTTCACTGCCGTCGACGCCCCCGCCGTCTGGGACTTCTGCCGCCTCGAGGAGGTCCGGACATGGACCTCCGGGCGGGCCGGCTCGGCCGCCGAGCTGCGGGAGGAGTACCTCGCCACCGGGGACCGGCTCACGGTGCGGGACGGCGCGGGCGACGTCGTCGGCGTCGGGAAGCTGGCCGTGCAGGACGCGTGGAGCCAGGGCGGCCCCCACCCCGACGCCCGGGACGCCCAGGCCGAGCTCGGCTGGACGGTCGCCCCGGAGCACGCGGGCCGGGGCTACGCCACGGAGATCGGCCGGGCCCTGCTGGACCTCGCGTTCAGGGGCCTGGGCGTGCGGCGCGTGGAGGCGGGGGCCTTCGCGGACAACGCCCCCAGCCTGCGCGTCATGGCGAAGATCGGCCTGCGCCACGAGGGCACGTTCCTGGGCGAGTCCCTGCACCTCACCCGCGGCTGGATCGACGGGGTCACGTTCGCGCTGCTCGCCTCGGAGTACGAGGGCGGCGCGGCGGCGAGTCGGGCCTGATCCGGCGGGCGCGGACTCAGGCCTGGCGCAGCCGGGCCGTGGGCAGGGGCAGCCGCACCGTGGCGGTGAGGTCCAGCGACTTCGCGACGGCGGCCGAGTCCAGCGCCGGAGCCACCACCACCGCGTCCCGCGTGACCTCCAGGATGCGCACGCACAGGGGCTCGTCGCCGTCGGCGTCCAGGATCCAGTCCTCGGCGAGGAGGCGCAGGCCGATCTCGTCCAGGACGGCCTCGGCCTCCTCAAGGCCGCCCGGCTCGCCCCTGCGCCGGCGCAGCAGGTCGTACGGGACGAACGCGCCGTCGTCGGTCATCTCGATGTACCCCACGTGCTCGCGGTCCTCCGCGCGGAGGTGGTCGAAGTCGGTCATGCGGTCAGCGTAGCCCCGGCGCCGCGCCAGGCTCCCGGCGTCCTGGCCGGCCACGACGGCGTCCCACAGAGCCCGCAGAGCGGGGGCGTCCGCGCCCTCACCCCTGCGCCGCGGCGTCCGCGAGGTCGTTGAGCTCGTAGGAGCCCGTGCCGTCGATGCTCTCCCGGATGAGGTCCGCGTGGCCCACGTGGCGGGCGACCTCGGCGGTCACGTGCAGCAGCGCCCACCGGGCCTCCCACGTCTTCAGGTCCGCCGGGAACCACGGTGCGTCCGGCACGGGCACGGGGGCCGAGAGGTCCGCCACGGCCGCCAGGTTCTGCCGGGCCACCTCCACGCACCGGTCGAAGCGCTCCAGCACCTGGGCCAGCGGGCGCCCGTCCGCCACCAGCTCGTCGAGGCTGTGGTCCTCGTTCACGTCCTCCGGGAGCACCGGCTCCCCGGGGGCGGAGGCGGCCGCCGCGGTCCAGTAGACGGCCACCTCCCCGGTGTGCAGGAGCAGGCCGGTGAGGTTGAGGGCGGAGGCGGACGGGACGCTGTGGGCCTGCTCGTCGGTCAACCCGTGCACCGTGGTGCGCATCTGGGCCAGCTGCTGCAGGGCGTAGGTGGTCAGCACGGCGAGCTCGCCGTGCGCCTGGGGGGTCAGGAAGCCCATGGTGTTCTCCTTCGTCGGTGGTCCACGGGGGGCCAGGGTCGGGCCGGCAGGGCCGCCGGGCCCGTCTCGACGCCGGAGGTCCCCGGCGTCGAGACGAGCGTCCACCCCGATGCGGACAGATCCTGTCCTCGACATCCGGCACCATGGGGGCCATGACCGACCCCACCTCCCGGGCCCTGCGCCTGCTGGGCCTGCTCGAGGCCCGGGCCGTCTGGACCGGCGCCGAGCTGGCCGAGCGCCTCGGCGTCACCTCGCGGACCCTGCGTCGCGACGTGGACCGGCTCCGCACCCTCGGCTACGTCGTCGAGGCCGATCCCGGCCCCGGCGGCGGCTACGCCCTCGGCCGGGGGCAGGTGGTGCCCCCGCTTCTGCTGGACGAGGACCAGGCGGTGGCCGTCACCCTCGCCCTGACGCGCGCGGCCCACGCGGGGGACGGCGTCGCCGCGGAGTCGGCGCTGCGCGCCCTCGCCACCCTGGACGCCCTCATGCCCGCGGACCTGCGGCACCGCCTCGAGGGGCTGCGCGCCGCGTCCACGGTCGGCGCCGGGGACGGCCCGCCGGTCGGCCCCGAGCTGCTCGCCTGCGCCGA
This sequence is a window from Micrococcus porci. Protein-coding genes within it:
- a CDS encoding GNAT family N-acetyltransferase, whose protein sequence is MDVTFTPLDPAGADRDALVALLTENVWPFHMRPRITRSEAEEAVDGGAWEDEDHRTLWIEHPEHGRVGVVRLDELTDPTPLFDLRVTERFRGRGLGAPILTALTRLVFETMPAVDRFEGQTREDNVPMLRTFRRAGWVKEAHYRRGWPVEGGEPLASVAYAVLRQDWETGTTTPVPAEVDVPPQVEHGEGAAAVGPAPDWPLRTERLTLRPHREDDLGWLRDMYARPEVVRHLLDEPWDEATARQKLAKRIAWDGLAGPSGAVSLVVEHRGVPVGDVILWLTDRERGVAQIGWALHPEHAGQGFAREAAAALLTLAFETYDLHRVVAQMDARNTASAQLAEAVGLRREAHHRQDWWSKGEWTDTLVYATLASDRG
- a CDS encoding GNAT family N-acetyltransferase, which produces MATPLLDLAARRGVAFPLRTERLTLTPFTAVDAPAVWDFCRLEEVRTWTSGRAGSAAELREEYLATGDRLTVRDGAGDVVGVGKLAVQDAWSQGGPHPDARDAQAELGWTVAPEHAGRGYATEIGRALLDLAFRGLGVRRVEAGAFADNAPSLRVMAKIGLRHEGTFLGESLHLTRGWIDGVTFALLASEYEGGAAASRA
- a CDS encoding serine/threonine protein phosphatase codes for the protein MTDFDHLRAEDREHVGYIEMTDDGAFVPYDLLRRRRGEPGGLEEAEAVLDEIGLRLLAEDWILDADGDEPLCVRILEVTRDAVVVAPALDSAAVAKSLDLTATVRLPLPTARLRQA
- a CDS encoding DUF664 domain-containing protein, which produces MGFLTPQAHGELAVLTTYALQQLAQMRTTVHGLTDEQAHSVPSASALNLTGLLLHTGEVAVYWTAAAASAPGEPVLPEDVNEDHSLDELVADGRPLAQVLERFDRCVEVARQNLAAVADLSAPVPVPDAPWFPADLKTWEARWALLHVTAEVARHVGHADLIRESIDGTGSYELNDLADAAAQG